The following are encoded in a window of bacterium genomic DNA:
- a CDS encoding tyrosine-type recombinase/integrase has protein sequence MGWLLKRGVIHKIPEFSLPRVHEHQPRVLSIGDQDSILDAIPNNERGIFLALAHLGLRPGEARALDVADFQDGWLTIDKAAKGTSPDAEIRGTKTGKAKRIPAGEVLIDWIRGHVDERARLTRRPLFLNPRTQKRWSHWALRDRWIRAAKSVGLVGVRLYEGTKHTMATDAVRRGVSERALQTFLGHSDARSTRRYARMSEEALVSVLRTANPTTDSDLLPTCSPQVSSAANSPKSLSKVASPTGLEPVKKRRKSAKDKDSGQ, from the coding sequence ATGGGCTGGCTGCTCAAGCGCGGTGTAATTCACAAGATCCCCGAATTTTCGCTTCCGCGCGTCCATGAGCACCAGCCCCGTGTCCTTTCAATTGGAGACCAGGACTCGATCCTGGATGCGATTCCGAACAACGAGCGGGGGATCTTCCTTGCGCTCGCTCATTTGGGTCTCCGGCCAGGTGAAGCACGCGCATTGGACGTTGCTGACTTTCAGGATGGATGGCTCACCATCGACAAGGCGGCAAAAGGCACGAGCCCCGATGCCGAGATCCGGGGGACAAAGACCGGGAAGGCAAAACGAATTCCAGCCGGAGAGGTCCTGATCGATTGGATCCGGGGTCATGTTGATGAACGGGCACGGCTAACACGTCGCCCGCTCTTCCTGAATCCACGAACCCAGAAGCGATGGTCCCACTGGGCCCTCAGAGATCGCTGGATACGAGCGGCGAAATCCGTTGGGCTTGTCGGTGTGCGCCTATACGAAGGAACCAAACACACGATGGCCACGGATGCCGTACGCCGTGGAGTATCGGAGCGAGCACTCCAGACGTTCTTGGGGCACTCGGATGCGCGATCGACACGGCGATACGCACGCATGTCCGAGGAAGCGCTAGTCAGCGTTCTTCGAACAGCCAATCCGACGACGGACTCGGATTTGTTGCCCACCTGTAGCCCGCAGGTTTCGAGTGCCGCTAACTCGCCGAAATCACTGAGCAAAGTGGCGTCCCCAACGGGACTCGAACCCGTGAAGAAGCGTCGTAAGTCCGCGAAAGACAAGGACTCGGGTCAATAG
- a CDS encoding PEP-CTERM sorting domain-containing protein, translated as MRRRSLPIVIALSLLLIASASHATLIGDSVEGCFVDPAAGIPCSAGFSGSFTSTPGTVSESTVEFTGTDGGFTVTADFLTFGGDMVIRLTLADPGNIDPTLMAGYTFGFYDLGWTTSETLSGAHTDTTFQFAQIDAWADVSQCGGDPTCEAVIGQLAADAKADSIVPVNTITTTSDSIVITLGAISTGAFEPLSIDIVLETAVPEPSTALLLTFGLAGLASWRRRLH; from the coding sequence ATGCGCCGCCGCTCCTTGCCGATCGTGATCGCTCTTTCACTGCTGCTGATCGCCTCGGCGAGCCACGCCACCCTGATCGGCGACTCCGTCGAGGGCTGCTTCGTCGATCCCGCCGCTGGCATCCCGTGCAGCGCAGGCTTCTCGGGCAGCTTCACATCCACCCCAGGGACGGTCAGCGAGTCCACGGTGGAGTTCACCGGGACCGACGGAGGCTTCACCGTCACCGCGGACTTCCTGACCTTCGGCGGCGACATGGTGATTCGGCTGACCCTGGCGGACCCAGGCAACATCGACCCGACCCTAATGGCCGGCTACACGTTCGGCTTCTACGACCTCGGCTGGACGACGAGCGAGACGCTGTCGGGGGCGCACACCGACACCACATTCCAGTTCGCGCAGATCGACGCCTGGGCCGATGTTTCCCAGTGCGGCGGTGATCCCACTTGTGAGGCTGTCATCGGGCAGCTCGCAGCCGATGCAAAAGCGGACAGCATTGTCCCTGTGAATACTATTACGACGACGTCCGATAGCATCGTGATCACGCTCGGCGCGATCAGCACCGGGGCGTTCGAGCCCCTCTCGATCGACATCGTGCTGGAGACAGCGGTCCCCGAGCCCTCCACCGCCCTCCTCCTAACCTTCGGGCTCGCGGGTCTGGCGAGCTGGCGCCGCAGGCTGCACTGA